From a single Lineus longissimus chromosome 16, tnLinLong1.2, whole genome shotgun sequence genomic region:
- the LOC135500672 gene encoding uncharacterized protein LOC135500672 has translation MAAQKRERSKREPSYGETLSRESARGGGDGTLRLRKPPEQRVEDDYGNTYRKPRPERPALDSVNTTKHGKDYIVEHTKFEPRQNSSHVKPATPKLSHRSSLRYNLRYDNSSDIYTHIEEDLEQDIKPEDDFNRSLLIAQSGKSSKRKTNSVRFKLDLGDASDDGTGEGQDWRRRKQYADSIVSDTDQSLTSCRGIIRNLGCLSDRTGYRSHGGDMEFVEMEHAGSKTWRPSTSDAEGVTDEIDVIDISKKCDSYVTDDVMYPSAEERAKLQSASKARRRLLQEKRRSRAEPEETGLSGEESDWVLLPSLVFRDDSDAPPREKRSNSGRRRRRKRRSDRSMEKPGIEKVLSNMSEEAKLAIDAILAEMEQDKSGDVAPRPSQRSDHDTRGSRYRKHTILRENSGKFASIDDGVDSGFLDTDTSNNLNSRSSGSEEYQKVGISDRVLSKSGTAESLENTQSSEKYRSKTARSRTPTKFPMIHSDLDYALDDTFTESSMPSRQNIPGLGTYRFPRMREKTFKITPPGYDSRYADMPRYEAPQGEDLDPTITAKAKEKCNQWLDQQYLPSLS, from the coding sequence ATGGCTGCGCAGAAGCGCGAACGCTCCAAGCGGGAGCCGTCGTACGGAGAGACGCTGAGTCGGGAGAGCGCTAGAGGCGGAGGGGACGGAACGCTGAGACTTAGGAAGCCACCGGAACAGCGCGTCGAGGATGATTACGGGAATACTTATAGAAAACCACGGCCTGAACGGCCAGCACTGGACAGTGTCAATACAACAAAACACGGAAAGGATTATATTGTTGAACATACGAAATTTGAGCCGCGACAGAACTCTAGTCATGTAAAACCAGCGACGCCAAAGCTATCACACCGCTCGAGCCTGAGGTATAATCTGCGGTATGATAACTCAAGTGACATTTATACTCATATAGAAGAGGATTTAGAACAAGATATAAAACCCGAGGACGATTTCAATAGGTCACTTCTCATTGCCCAGAGCGGGAAGAGTTCTAAACGGAAGACGAATTCTGTACGGTTCAAGTTGGATTTGGGCGATGCTTCGGACGACGGTACGGGTGAAGGCCAAGATTGGAGGCGTCGGAAACAGTACGCGGATAGTATTGTGTCGGATACTGACCAGTCTTTGACTTCCTGCCGTGGGATTATTAGGAATCTAGGGTGTCTGTCCGACAGGACAGGGTATCGAAGTCACGGTGGTGACATGGAATTCGTTGAAATGGAGCATGCTGGGAGTAAAACATGGCGTCCGAGTACATCAGATGCGGAGGGGGTCACTGATGAGATCGACGTTATTGATATATCAAAAAAATGCGACAGTtacgtcactgatgacgtcatgtatCCATCTGCCGAGGAGCGCGCAAAATTGCAGTCGGCTTCTAAAGCTAGGCGGCGTTTGTTGCAGGAGAAGCGGAGGTCACGTGCAGAACCAGAAGAGACTGGTTTATCGGGCGAAGAATCGGATTGGGTTTTACTGCCGTCTCTGGTGTTTCGTGACGACAGTGATGCGCCACCTCGAGAAAAGCGAAGTAACTCAGGCAGGCGGCGCAGGCGAAAGCGCCGCTCCGACCGTAGCATGGAGAAACCAGGGATTGAAAAGGTCCTATCAAATATGTCAGAGGAAGCGAAATTGGCCATCGACGCCATTTTGGCGGAAATGGAGCAAGACAAAAGTGGGGATGTAGCACCGCGCCCCTCACAGCGATCAGATCATGACACAAGAGGATCACGTTACCGGAAACATACAATACTCCGGGAGAATTCTGGAAAATTTGCGTCCATAGATGACGGAGTAGATTCAGGTTTCCTGGACACGGACACTAGTAATAATCTTAACTCGCGCAGTTCTGGTTCGGAGGAATATCAAAAGGTTGGAATAAGTGATCGCGTTCTTTCGAAAAGTGGTACTGCGGAGTCTTTGGAGAACACCCAAAGCTCTGAGAAGTATAGATCTAAAACCGCGCGTTCCAGGACGCCAACAAAGTTTCCCATGATTCACTCGGACTTAGATTACGCTCTCGATGATACGTTTACGGAATCTTCCATGCCATCGAGACAGAACATACCCGGGTTAGGAACTTATCGATTCCCGCGCATGCGCgaaaaaactttcaaaatcacGCCGCCCGGGTACGACTCGAGGTATGCCGATATGCCTCGATATGAGGCGCCACAAGGTGAAGATCTTGACCCCACAATTACGGCAAAAGCCAAGGAAAAGTGTAACCAGTGGTTGGACCAACAGTATCTTCCTTCCCTGTCGTGA
- the LOC135500442 gene encoding integrin alpha pat-2-like isoform X1, which produces MTTAAEWISVVGCVSLLLHVVIGFNVDTRTAVVHSGERRSMFGFSVAQHRDQSMKWKDSSTNDKWVLVGAPEAQTNQPSVTRAGALYRCKPDDPNVCEAIPVDTEGPERLWNLTAFVPIEDKSYQWFGATVETAENGAIVACAPRYVYFSRQFDKREPVGMCWVNRGTSTKFEKYSPCKTRVDYLRSVINQHHKFGKAMVGMSAKLSRDGDRLLLGAVGSYYWQGQAFLYENLDSVDLIETPEGPLTDDNSYLGFSSATGEFTGDTIPDYVSGVPRGDMLKGKIAIFDNLLNVMQNISGDQLGSYFGYAIEVADLNGDGADDIIVGAPFYSNYHDYNDRSRGYETGRVYIYYQNARDAPKRFSADKHDAIGGVGSRGRFGLAMANIGDINRDEIQDIAVGAPYDGEDFKGAVYIFHGSKSGIIVRHSQVIHAEDVSPQLQAFGFSVAGGMDLDTNEYPDIVVGAYESDRAVVLRSRPIIKMSPTLEILPAVINFVDTKSNCRLKDRTKVTCVTVKTCVNYTGAGLPSFINIKLDWELDIMGNVKRAFFHGRKEGQSKDDRSIRLKEGQTWCRTPQIYVRKDIKDKLTPVVVDLRVTVLEKANPAPDELIPILDQYANTHVQAKAHVRKECGPDNVCIPDLKVRTKLITEFFIIGSGQAVEFTIEIDNYGEDAYASQVTVEFPKGTGFINVYNIHSQTEVTCSTMEMNVTYVICDIGNPLKANNSVEFSLRASTKNVNGSKSSLSFLLNANSTNKENIDTIDNNLGKLDVPVRVVNELMFTGISNPEQIPFNSTEAKKQKVVAHEKDIGPEVIHLYQLRNRGPSDVGSASLQLIWPSELQNGDPLLYLTETPQIIKGEGKCMTTNVNPYNLTLEDRSKNKDIANTLASIDLGAFKKRSRTKRASDLVDKLVCDSSWCTVIECKVGPMRSGDSMLLQIRARVYISTLVKWELNDVIVMSGAIAQVMKVPYDVRPIEYSIDAYQVGTYITAANIDKHEKTIPLWVIALAASIGVLLLIFIILLLWKCGFFQRKRVEDEDAIMMQTATYNSKSKTPLKSNGYNYDFDGSEI; this is translated from the exons GAAGGATAGTTCAACCAATGACAAGTG GGTTTTAGTAGGGGCCCCGGAAGCCCAGACCAACCAACCGTCCGTAACAAGAGCTGGTGCCTTATACAGATGCAAACCAGACGACCCGAACGTATGTGAGGCTATTCCAGTGGACACAGAAG GCCCTGAGCGGTTGTGGAACCTCACTGCATTTGTACCCATCGAAGACAAGTCTTACCAATGGTTCGGTGCTACAGTAGAGACTGCTGAAAATGGTGCTATAGTG GCATGTGCGCCACGTTACGTCTACTTCTCACGACAGTTCGACAAGAGGGAACCGGTTGGGATGTGTTGGGTGAATAGAGGAACCTCCACCAAGTTTGAAAAGTATTCACCTTGCAAAACAA GAGTAGACTACCTCCGGAGCGTAATAAACCAACATCATAAATTCGGCAAAGCTATGGTCGGGATGTCGGCTAAACTGAGTAGA GATGGCGATCGTCTTTTGCTCGGAGCTGTAGGAAGTTACTATTGGCAGGGGCAAGCCTTCCTCTATGAAAACCTGGACTCCGTCGACTTGATAGAAACGCCTGAGGGGCCTTTGACGGACGACAACAGTTATCTGG GTTTCTCAAGCGCAACTGGCGAGTTCACTGGGGACACTATCCCAG ATTACGTATCTGGAGTACCAAGGGGAGACATGTTGAAAGGAAAGATCGCCATATTTGACAATTTGCTCAACGTGATGCAAAACATCTCCGGTGATCAGCTCGGTTCATATTTTGGCTATGCAATAGAAGTAGCCGATTTAAACGGAGACGG AGCCGATGACATCATTGTCGGTGCCCCGTTTTACTCTAACTACCACGACTATAATGATAGGTCGAGGGGTTATGAGACCGGCCGTGTCTACATCTACTATCAAAACGCTAGAGAC GCGCCAAAGCGGTTCTCCGCAGACAAACACGATGCAATAGGCGGCGTTGGGTCTCGAGGTCGATTTGGTCTCGCCATGGCCAACATCGGTGACATCAACAGAGACGAGATACAGGACATCGCGGTTGGGGCGCCTTATGACGGGGAGGACTTCAAGGGCGCGGTTTATATATTCCACGGGTCGAAGAGTGGTATCATTGTCAGACATTCACAG GTGATCCACGCTGAGGATGTCTCTCCGCAGCTGCAGGCTTTTGGCTTCTCCGTCGCTGGAGGAATGGATCTTGACACCAATGAATACCCCGACATCGTGGTGGGAGCTTATGAGTCGGATAGAGCTGTTGTTCTTAG ATCTCGCCCGATTATCAAAATGTCACCTACCTTAGAAATTCTGCCGGCAGTCATCAACTTCGTAGATACAAAATCTAACTGCCGACTCAAGGATAGAACGAAAGTTACATG CGTTACAGTGAAGACATGCGTGAATTACACCGGAGCTGGTCTCCCGTCGTTTATAA ATATCAAGCTTGATTGGGAGTTGGACATTATGGGCAACGTGAAGAGAGCATTCTTCCACGGGCGAAAGGAGGGGCAGAGTAAAGATGACAGGTCGATAAGACTCAAAGAGGGCCAGACGTGGTGCAGGACGCCACAGATCTATGTCAGG AAAGACATCAAAGACAAGTTGACCCCGGTGGTGGTTGACCTCAGGGTGACAGTACTGGAAAAGGCTAACCCAGCACCGGACGAGCTTATACCAATTCTGGACCAGTATGCAAACACTCATGTTCAGGCGAAG GCCCACGTCCGCAAGGAGTGTGGACCAGACAACGTGTGTATACCAGACCTGAAAGTCCGTACTAAGCTCATTACGGAGTTCTTCATCATTGGAAGCGGCCAGGCTGTGGAGTTTACCATAGAGATCGACAATTATGGTGAAGATGCCTACGCGTCACAGGTTACGGTGGAGTTTCCCAAAGGAACAGGGTTTATAAACGTTTATAATATACATTCG CAAACCGAGGTGACTTGTTCTACGATGGAAATGAACGTGACATATGTGATTTGTGATATCGGCAATCCACTAAAAGCTAACAACTCG GTTGAATTCTCTCTGCGAGCTTCTACCAAGAACGTCAACGGTTCAAAAAGTTCATTAAGCTTCTTACTGAATGCTAACAGCACCAACAAGGAGAACATCGACACCATTGACAATAATTTAGGAAAGTTGGATGTACCCGTCCGGGTTGTCAACGAGCTCATGTTTACTGG TATATCCAACCCAGAACAAATTCCCTTCAATAGTACAGAGGCGAAAAAACAAAAAGTAGTTGCACATGAAAAAGACATCGGTCCTGAAGTCATCCACTTATATCAG CTTCGGAATCGAGGACCGAGTGATGTCGGTAGTGCTAGTCTACAGCTGATCTGGCCGAGCGAGCTCCAGAACGGTGACCCCTTACTCTACCTCACCGAGACCCCTCAGATCATTAAGGGGGAGGGAAAATGTATGACCACAAATGTCAATCCTTATAATTTAACC CTTGAAGATAGATCGAAAAACAAAGACATAGCCAATACGTTAGCATCAATAGATTTAGGAGCTTTTAAGAAGAGAAGTAGAACAAAAAGAGCATCAGATTTAGTTGATAAACTT GTATGTGATTCCAGTTGGTGCACAGTGATAGAGTGTAAAGTCGGTCCAATGAGAAGTGGTGATAGCATGCTTCTTCAAATAAGAGCAAGAGTTTATATCAGCACGCTAGTCAAG TGGGAGCTAAATGACGTCATAGTGATGTCAGGAGCAATAGCCCAGGTCATGAAAGTCCCCTATGACGTCAGACCTATAGAGTACTCTATAGATGCTTATCAG GTTGGGACGTATATTACTGCCGCCAACATCGACAAGCATGAAAAAACCATTCCACTGTGGGTGATAGCCCTGGCAGCCAGCATAGGAGTCCTTTTACTGATATTCATAATTTTATTACTTTGGAAA TGCGGTTTCTTCCAACGTAAGCGAGTCGAAGACGAGGATGCTATTATGATGCAAACGGCCACGTACAATAGCAAGTCCAAGACACCATTAAAATCAAATGGGTACAATTATGACTTCGATGGGAGCGAAATTTGA
- the LOC135500442 gene encoding integrin alpha pat-2-like isoform X2, which translates to MTTAAEWISVVGCVSLLLHVVIGFNVDTRTAVVHSGERRSMFGFSVAQHRDQSMKWKDSSTNDKWVLVGAPEAQTNQPSVTRAGALYRCKPDDPNVCEAIPVDTEGPELLWNGRNEMQSEDKSFQWLGATVESGAHGVILACAPRYVYFSRQFDKREPVGMCWVNRGTSTKFEKYSPCKTRVDYLRSVINQHHKFGKAMVGMSAKLSRDGDRLLLGAVGSYYWQGQAFLYENLDSVDLIETPEGPLTDDNSYLGFSSATGEFTGDTIPDYVSGVPRGDMLKGKIAIFDNLLNVMQNISGDQLGSYFGYAIEVADLNGDGADDIIVGAPFYSNYHDYNDRSRGYETGRVYIYYQNARDAPKRFSADKHDAIGGVGSRGRFGLAMANIGDINRDEIQDIAVGAPYDGEDFKGAVYIFHGSKSGIIVRHSQVIHAEDVSPQLQAFGFSVAGGMDLDTNEYPDIVVGAYESDRAVVLRSRPIIKMSPTLEILPAVINFVDTKSNCRLKDRTKVTCVTVKTCVNYTGAGLPSFINIKLDWELDIMGNVKRAFFHGRKEGQSKDDRSIRLKEGQTWCRTPQIYVRKDIKDKLTPVVVDLRVTVLEKANPAPDELIPILDQYANTHVQAKAHVRKECGPDNVCIPDLKVRTKLITEFFIIGSGQAVEFTIEIDNYGEDAYASQVTVEFPKGTGFINVYNIHSQTEVTCSTMEMNVTYVICDIGNPLKANNSVEFSLRASTKNVNGSKSSLSFLLNANSTNKENIDTIDNNLGKLDVPVRVVNELMFTGISNPEQIPFNSTEAKKQKVVAHEKDIGPEVIHLYQLRNRGPSDVGSASLQLIWPSELQNGDPLLYLTETPQIIKGEGKCMTTNVNPYNLTLEDRSKNKDIANTLASIDLGAFKKRSRTKRASDLVDKLVCDSSWCTVIECKVGPMRSGDSMLLQIRARVYISTLVKWELNDVIVMSGAIAQVMKVPYDVRPIEYSIDAYQVGTYITAANIDKHEKTIPLWVIALAASIGVLLLIFIILLLWKCGFFQRKRVEDEDAIMMQTATYNSKSKTPLKSNGYNYDFDGSEI; encoded by the exons GAAGGATAGTTCAACCAATGACAAGTG GGTTTTAGTAGGGGCCCCGGAAGCCCAGACCAACCAACCGTCCGTAACAAGAGCTGGTGCCTTATACAGATGCAAACCAGACGACCCGAACGTATGTGAGGCTATTCCAGTGGACACAGAAG GCCCCGAACTGCTTTGGAATGGTCGAAATGAGATGCAGTCAGAGGACAAATCTTTTCAATGGTTAGGTGCAACTGTTGAATCCGGAGCTCATGGCGTCATCTTG GCATGTGCGCCACGTTACGTCTACTTCTCACGACAGTTCGACAAGAGGGAACCGGTTGGGATGTGTTGGGTGAATAGAGGAACCTCCACCAAGTTTGAAAAGTATTCACCTTGCAAAACAA GAGTAGACTACCTCCGGAGCGTAATAAACCAACATCATAAATTCGGCAAAGCTATGGTCGGGATGTCGGCTAAACTGAGTAGA GATGGCGATCGTCTTTTGCTCGGAGCTGTAGGAAGTTACTATTGGCAGGGGCAAGCCTTCCTCTATGAAAACCTGGACTCCGTCGACTTGATAGAAACGCCTGAGGGGCCTTTGACGGACGACAACAGTTATCTGG GTTTCTCAAGCGCAACTGGCGAGTTCACTGGGGACACTATCCCAG ATTACGTATCTGGAGTACCAAGGGGAGACATGTTGAAAGGAAAGATCGCCATATTTGACAATTTGCTCAACGTGATGCAAAACATCTCCGGTGATCAGCTCGGTTCATATTTTGGCTATGCAATAGAAGTAGCCGATTTAAACGGAGACGG AGCCGATGACATCATTGTCGGTGCCCCGTTTTACTCTAACTACCACGACTATAATGATAGGTCGAGGGGTTATGAGACCGGCCGTGTCTACATCTACTATCAAAACGCTAGAGAC GCGCCAAAGCGGTTCTCCGCAGACAAACACGATGCAATAGGCGGCGTTGGGTCTCGAGGTCGATTTGGTCTCGCCATGGCCAACATCGGTGACATCAACAGAGACGAGATACAGGACATCGCGGTTGGGGCGCCTTATGACGGGGAGGACTTCAAGGGCGCGGTTTATATATTCCACGGGTCGAAGAGTGGTATCATTGTCAGACATTCACAG GTGATCCACGCTGAGGATGTCTCTCCGCAGCTGCAGGCTTTTGGCTTCTCCGTCGCTGGAGGAATGGATCTTGACACCAATGAATACCCCGACATCGTGGTGGGAGCTTATGAGTCGGATAGAGCTGTTGTTCTTAG ATCTCGCCCGATTATCAAAATGTCACCTACCTTAGAAATTCTGCCGGCAGTCATCAACTTCGTAGATACAAAATCTAACTGCCGACTCAAGGATAGAACGAAAGTTACATG CGTTACAGTGAAGACATGCGTGAATTACACCGGAGCTGGTCTCCCGTCGTTTATAA ATATCAAGCTTGATTGGGAGTTGGACATTATGGGCAACGTGAAGAGAGCATTCTTCCACGGGCGAAAGGAGGGGCAGAGTAAAGATGACAGGTCGATAAGACTCAAAGAGGGCCAGACGTGGTGCAGGACGCCACAGATCTATGTCAGG AAAGACATCAAAGACAAGTTGACCCCGGTGGTGGTTGACCTCAGGGTGACAGTACTGGAAAAGGCTAACCCAGCACCGGACGAGCTTATACCAATTCTGGACCAGTATGCAAACACTCATGTTCAGGCGAAG GCCCACGTCCGCAAGGAGTGTGGACCAGACAACGTGTGTATACCAGACCTGAAAGTCCGTACTAAGCTCATTACGGAGTTCTTCATCATTGGAAGCGGCCAGGCTGTGGAGTTTACCATAGAGATCGACAATTATGGTGAAGATGCCTACGCGTCACAGGTTACGGTGGAGTTTCCCAAAGGAACAGGGTTTATAAACGTTTATAATATACATTCG CAAACCGAGGTGACTTGTTCTACGATGGAAATGAACGTGACATATGTGATTTGTGATATCGGCAATCCACTAAAAGCTAACAACTCG GTTGAATTCTCTCTGCGAGCTTCTACCAAGAACGTCAACGGTTCAAAAAGTTCATTAAGCTTCTTACTGAATGCTAACAGCACCAACAAGGAGAACATCGACACCATTGACAATAATTTAGGAAAGTTGGATGTACCCGTCCGGGTTGTCAACGAGCTCATGTTTACTGG TATATCCAACCCAGAACAAATTCCCTTCAATAGTACAGAGGCGAAAAAACAAAAAGTAGTTGCACATGAAAAAGACATCGGTCCTGAAGTCATCCACTTATATCAG CTTCGGAATCGAGGACCGAGTGATGTCGGTAGTGCTAGTCTACAGCTGATCTGGCCGAGCGAGCTCCAGAACGGTGACCCCTTACTCTACCTCACCGAGACCCCTCAGATCATTAAGGGGGAGGGAAAATGTATGACCACAAATGTCAATCCTTATAATTTAACC CTTGAAGATAGATCGAAAAACAAAGACATAGCCAATACGTTAGCATCAATAGATTTAGGAGCTTTTAAGAAGAGAAGTAGAACAAAAAGAGCATCAGATTTAGTTGATAAACTT GTATGTGATTCCAGTTGGTGCACAGTGATAGAGTGTAAAGTCGGTCCAATGAGAAGTGGTGATAGCATGCTTCTTCAAATAAGAGCAAGAGTTTATATCAGCACGCTAGTCAAG TGGGAGCTAAATGACGTCATAGTGATGTCAGGAGCAATAGCCCAGGTCATGAAAGTCCCCTATGACGTCAGACCTATAGAGTACTCTATAGATGCTTATCAG GTTGGGACGTATATTACTGCCGCCAACATCGACAAGCATGAAAAAACCATTCCACTGTGGGTGATAGCCCTGGCAGCCAGCATAGGAGTCCTTTTACTGATATTCATAATTTTATTACTTTGGAAA TGCGGTTTCTTCCAACGTAAGCGAGTCGAAGACGAGGATGCTATTATGATGCAAACGGCCACGTACAATAGCAAGTCCAAGACACCATTAAAATCAAATGGGTACAATTATGACTTCGATGGGAGCGAAATTTGA
- the LOC135500442 gene encoding integrin alpha pat-2-like isoform X3, producing the protein MTTAAEWISVVGCVSLLLHVVIGFNVDTRTAVVHSGERRSMFGFSVAQHRDQSMKWKDSSTNDKWVLVGAPEAQTNQPSVTRAGALYRCKPDDPNVCEAIPVDTEGPERLWNLTAFVPIEDKSYQWFGATVETAENGAIVACAPRYVYFSRQFDKREPVGMCWVNRGTSTKFEKYSPCKTTFWGYHRQGYCQAGISASITPDGDRLLLGAVGSYYWQGQAFLYENLDSVDLIETPEGPLTDDNSYLGFSSATGEFTGDTIPDYVSGVPRGDMLKGKIAIFDNLLNVMQNISGDQLGSYFGYAIEVADLNGDGADDIIVGAPFYSNYHDYNDRSRGYETGRVYIYYQNARDAPKRFSADKHDAIGGVGSRGRFGLAMANIGDINRDEIQDIAVGAPYDGEDFKGAVYIFHGSKSGIIVRHSQVIHAEDVSPQLQAFGFSVAGGMDLDTNEYPDIVVGAYESDRAVVLRSRPIIKMSPTLEILPAVINFVDTKSNCRLKDRTKVTCVTVKTCVNYTGAGLPSFINIKLDWELDIMGNVKRAFFHGRKEGQSKDDRSIRLKEGQTWCRTPQIYVRKDIKDKLTPVVVDLRVTVLEKANPAPDELIPILDQYANTHVQAKAHVRKECGPDNVCIPDLKVRTKLITEFFIIGSGQAVEFTIEIDNYGEDAYASQVTVEFPKGTGFINVYNIHSQTEVTCSTMEMNVTYVICDIGNPLKANNSVEFSLRASTKNVNGSKSSLSFLLNANSTNKENIDTIDNNLGKLDVPVRVVNELMFTGISNPEQIPFNSTEAKKQKVVAHEKDIGPEVIHLYQLRNRGPSDVGSASLQLIWPSELQNGDPLLYLTETPQIIKGEGKCMTTNVNPYNLTLEDRSKNKDIANTLASIDLGAFKKRSRTKRASDLVDKLVCDSSWCTVIECKVGPMRSGDSMLLQIRARVYISTLVKWELNDVIVMSGAIAQVMKVPYDVRPIEYSIDAYQVGTYITAANIDKHEKTIPLWVIALAASIGVLLLIFIILLLWKCGFFQRKRVEDEDAIMMQTATYNSKSKTPLKSNGYNYDFDGSEI; encoded by the exons GAAGGATAGTTCAACCAATGACAAGTG GGTTTTAGTAGGGGCCCCGGAAGCCCAGACCAACCAACCGTCCGTAACAAGAGCTGGTGCCTTATACAGATGCAAACCAGACGACCCGAACGTATGTGAGGCTATTCCAGTGGACACAGAAG GCCCTGAGCGGTTGTGGAACCTCACTGCATTTGTACCCATCGAAGACAAGTCTTACCAATGGTTCGGTGCTACAGTAGAGACTGCTGAAAATGGTGCTATAGTG GCATGTGCGCCACGTTACGTCTACTTCTCACGACAGTTCGACAAGAGGGAACCGGTTGGGATGTGTTGGGTGAATAGAGGAACCTCCACCAAGTTTGAAAAGTATTCACCTTGCAAAACAA CTTTCTGGGGTTACCACCGACAAGGCTACTGCCAAGCTGGTATCAGTGCCTCTATAACACCA GATGGCGATCGTCTTTTGCTCGGAGCTGTAGGAAGTTACTATTGGCAGGGGCAAGCCTTCCTCTATGAAAACCTGGACTCCGTCGACTTGATAGAAACGCCTGAGGGGCCTTTGACGGACGACAACAGTTATCTGG GTTTCTCAAGCGCAACTGGCGAGTTCACTGGGGACACTATCCCAG ATTACGTATCTGGAGTACCAAGGGGAGACATGTTGAAAGGAAAGATCGCCATATTTGACAATTTGCTCAACGTGATGCAAAACATCTCCGGTGATCAGCTCGGTTCATATTTTGGCTATGCAATAGAAGTAGCCGATTTAAACGGAGACGG AGCCGATGACATCATTGTCGGTGCCCCGTTTTACTCTAACTACCACGACTATAATGATAGGTCGAGGGGTTATGAGACCGGCCGTGTCTACATCTACTATCAAAACGCTAGAGAC GCGCCAAAGCGGTTCTCCGCAGACAAACACGATGCAATAGGCGGCGTTGGGTCTCGAGGTCGATTTGGTCTCGCCATGGCCAACATCGGTGACATCAACAGAGACGAGATACAGGACATCGCGGTTGGGGCGCCTTATGACGGGGAGGACTTCAAGGGCGCGGTTTATATATTCCACGGGTCGAAGAGTGGTATCATTGTCAGACATTCACAG GTGATCCACGCTGAGGATGTCTCTCCGCAGCTGCAGGCTTTTGGCTTCTCCGTCGCTGGAGGAATGGATCTTGACACCAATGAATACCCCGACATCGTGGTGGGAGCTTATGAGTCGGATAGAGCTGTTGTTCTTAG ATCTCGCCCGATTATCAAAATGTCACCTACCTTAGAAATTCTGCCGGCAGTCATCAACTTCGTAGATACAAAATCTAACTGCCGACTCAAGGATAGAACGAAAGTTACATG CGTTACAGTGAAGACATGCGTGAATTACACCGGAGCTGGTCTCCCGTCGTTTATAA ATATCAAGCTTGATTGGGAGTTGGACATTATGGGCAACGTGAAGAGAGCATTCTTCCACGGGCGAAAGGAGGGGCAGAGTAAAGATGACAGGTCGATAAGACTCAAAGAGGGCCAGACGTGGTGCAGGACGCCACAGATCTATGTCAGG AAAGACATCAAAGACAAGTTGACCCCGGTGGTGGTTGACCTCAGGGTGACAGTACTGGAAAAGGCTAACCCAGCACCGGACGAGCTTATACCAATTCTGGACCAGTATGCAAACACTCATGTTCAGGCGAAG GCCCACGTCCGCAAGGAGTGTGGACCAGACAACGTGTGTATACCAGACCTGAAAGTCCGTACTAAGCTCATTACGGAGTTCTTCATCATTGGAAGCGGCCAGGCTGTGGAGTTTACCATAGAGATCGACAATTATGGTGAAGATGCCTACGCGTCACAGGTTACGGTGGAGTTTCCCAAAGGAACAGGGTTTATAAACGTTTATAATATACATTCG CAAACCGAGGTGACTTGTTCTACGATGGAAATGAACGTGACATATGTGATTTGTGATATCGGCAATCCACTAAAAGCTAACAACTCG GTTGAATTCTCTCTGCGAGCTTCTACCAAGAACGTCAACGGTTCAAAAAGTTCATTAAGCTTCTTACTGAATGCTAACAGCACCAACAAGGAGAACATCGACACCATTGACAATAATTTAGGAAAGTTGGATGTACCCGTCCGGGTTGTCAACGAGCTCATGTTTACTGG TATATCCAACCCAGAACAAATTCCCTTCAATAGTACAGAGGCGAAAAAACAAAAAGTAGTTGCACATGAAAAAGACATCGGTCCTGAAGTCATCCACTTATATCAG CTTCGGAATCGAGGACCGAGTGATGTCGGTAGTGCTAGTCTACAGCTGATCTGGCCGAGCGAGCTCCAGAACGGTGACCCCTTACTCTACCTCACCGAGACCCCTCAGATCATTAAGGGGGAGGGAAAATGTATGACCACAAATGTCAATCCTTATAATTTAACC CTTGAAGATAGATCGAAAAACAAAGACATAGCCAATACGTTAGCATCAATAGATTTAGGAGCTTTTAAGAAGAGAAGTAGAACAAAAAGAGCATCAGATTTAGTTGATAAACTT GTATGTGATTCCAGTTGGTGCACAGTGATAGAGTGTAAAGTCGGTCCAATGAGAAGTGGTGATAGCATGCTTCTTCAAATAAGAGCAAGAGTTTATATCAGCACGCTAGTCAAG TGGGAGCTAAATGACGTCATAGTGATGTCAGGAGCAATAGCCCAGGTCATGAAAGTCCCCTATGACGTCAGACCTATAGAGTACTCTATAGATGCTTATCAG GTTGGGACGTATATTACTGCCGCCAACATCGACAAGCATGAAAAAACCATTCCACTGTGGGTGATAGCCCTGGCAGCCAGCATAGGAGTCCTTTTACTGATATTCATAATTTTATTACTTTGGAAA TGCGGTTTCTTCCAACGTAAGCGAGTCGAAGACGAGGATGCTATTATGATGCAAACGGCCACGTACAATAGCAAGTCCAAGACACCATTAAAATCAAATGGGTACAATTATGACTTCGATGGGAGCGAAATTTGA